The Chrysiogenia bacterium genome includes a window with the following:
- a CDS encoding 4Fe-4S binding protein, with protein MAYNINDECINCGSCEFECSFGAISEGKDKHLIDPERCRECSSCAQICPVKAIELVSELGYYLVGPDTGYTLQ; from the coding sequence GTGGCGTACAACATCAACGATGAGTGCATCAATTGCGGGTCGTGTGAGTTCGAGTGTTCCTTCGGAGCCATTTCCGAGGGCAAGGACAAGCACCTGATCGATCCCGAGCGATGCCGCGAGTGTTCCTCGTGCGCGCAGATCTGCCCGGTCAAGGCCATCGAGCTCGTCAGCGAGCTGGGCTACTACCTGGTTGGTCCCGATACGGGTTAC